In Desulfatiglans anilini DSM 4660, the following proteins share a genomic window:
- a CDS encoding glycosyltransferase has translation MNGFSTMLAQYAEITGQDVVGHLYQLAAPLKGMRLVHINSTRLGGGVAEILHKMVPLMNELGIETHWEVISGGQDFYECTKAFHNGMQGRQVSIPDFHFKAYESANAEAAENLRGILEEADIVIVHDPQPAALIRHYPRRKNKWLWRCHIDASHPSRAVWKYLYEHVRHYDASVFSLAAFARRLPHSIYLIPPSIDPLHEKNVDLELEEVAEVRARFGIDPERPTVVQISRYDRFKDPVGVIEAYRMAKRFVPGIQLVLAGGGASDDPEGEAVLEEVRRAADHDPDIHVLLLPPDAHRTINALQRAADIVIQKSVKEGFGLTVTEGMWKEKPVIGGDTGGIRIQVIDHHTGFLVNTPEGAALRIRYLFHKPEEMRRIGAKAKAFVRENFLITRHLREYLTMIFGILHGQRDRIELS, from the coding sequence ATGAATGGATTCTCGACTATGCTCGCGCAATATGCCGAGATCACCGGCCAGGATGTGGTGGGGCATCTCTATCAACTCGCCGCCCCGCTCAAGGGAATGCGCCTTGTGCACATCAATTCCACGCGCCTCGGGGGAGGCGTGGCGGAGATTCTGCACAAAATGGTCCCCCTCATGAATGAACTCGGCATCGAGACGCATTGGGAGGTCATCAGCGGGGGCCAGGATTTCTACGAATGCACGAAGGCCTTCCACAACGGCATGCAGGGCAGGCAGGTTTCCATACCCGATTTCCATTTCAAGGCATACGAGTCGGCCAACGCTGAAGCAGCTGAAAATTTGAGGGGCATCCTCGAAGAAGCGGATATCGTCATCGTTCATGACCCGCAACCTGCGGCGCTGATCCGCCACTATCCGCGCCGGAAAAACAAGTGGCTTTGGCGCTGTCATATCGATGCCAGTCACCCCTCCCGCGCGGTCTGGAAATACCTCTACGAACATGTCAGGCATTACGATGCCAGCGTTTTTTCCCTCGCGGCCTTCGCGCGGCGGCTTCCCCATTCCATCTATTTGATCCCGCCGAGCATCGACCCCCTGCACGAAAAGAACGTCGACCTCGAGTTGGAAGAGGTCGCGGAGGTCCGAGCGCGATTCGGTATCGACCCAGAGCGCCCCACTGTCGTTCAGATTTCGCGCTACGACCGCTTCAAAGACCCCGTAGGAGTCATCGAGGCCTATCGAATGGCGAAGCGCTTCGTGCCTGGCATCCAGTTGGTTCTCGCAGGCGGCGGCGCCTCGGACGACCCCGAAGGAGAGGCCGTTTTGGAGGAAGTGCGCAGAGCCGCAGACCACGATCCCGACATCCATGTACTTCTGCTGCCGCCCGACGCCCATCGGACCATCAACGCCCTTCAGCGGGCCGCGGACATCGTGATCCAAAAATCAGTCAAGGAAGGGTTCGGGCTGACCGTAACGGAGGGGATGTGGAAGGAAAAACCCGTCATCGGAGGCGACACGGGCGGCATCCGGATCCAGGTGATCGACCACCACACCGGATTTCTGGTCAACACCCCGGAGGGGGCGGCCTTGCGGATCCGGTATTTGTTCCACAAGCCTGAGGAAATGCGCAGGATCGGCGCAAAAGCGAAGGCATTCGTGCGGGAAAACTTTCTGATCACCCGGCACCTGCGGGAATACTTGACCATGATCTTCGGAATCCTGCACGGTCAGAGAGACCGGATCGAGCTCTCTTAA
- a CDS encoding ABC transporter permease: MSGHTRSISSSPRVWFQRVASLTVKELRQLYRDPILMLFILYAFTLDIYLAGSGVSLELKQARLFVQDHDRSTASRELIHRFRPPYFRFMGETADERGGIALLDRGEAMLVLDIPEHFEKRLLEDESADVLLLVDTTNSVLGFLASSYASEIVSGYGMEVGMRRAGLGEDALERMPLIENQTRVWFNPNQNNTWFMSLTELLNIITVLVVLLPAAALVREKERGTIEQLLVSPLSSFQIVLPKIAAMSAVILAGTALCLFSVLGAVFHLPFRGSLLFFFAVTALYVFTTAGLGVLAATFARNMAQVGMLTVLMVAPMLFLSGNWTPPEAMNRVMVFFMTLSPLHYFIDASFGILLKGAGLKLLWDDILAMALIGATVFGIGLWRFRRQFH; the protein is encoded by the coding sequence ATGAGCGGACACACCCGAAGCATTTCGTCTTCCCCAAGGGTCTGGTTTCAGCGCGTCGCATCCCTGACCGTGAAGGAGCTGCGACAGCTCTACCGCGACCCGATCCTCATGCTCTTCATCCTTTACGCCTTCACCCTGGACATCTATCTGGCCGGGTCGGGCGTCAGCCTGGAGCTGAAGCAGGCGCGCCTCTTCGTGCAGGACCACGACCGCTCGACCGCCTCCCGCGAACTGATCCACCGCTTCCGCCCGCCCTATTTCCGCTTCATGGGGGAAACCGCGGACGAGCGGGGCGGAATCGCTCTTCTCGACCGGGGCGAGGCGATGCTGGTGCTCGACATTCCTGAGCACTTCGAAAAGCGGCTGCTCGAAGACGAATCAGCCGATGTCCTCCTCCTGGTGGACACCACCAACTCCGTGCTGGGTTTCCTGGCCTCATCGTATGCGTCGGAAATCGTCAGCGGGTACGGGATGGAGGTCGGCATGCGGCGCGCGGGGCTCGGGGAGGACGCCCTCGAACGGATGCCGCTGATCGAAAACCAGACGCGCGTCTGGTTCAACCCTAACCAGAACAACACCTGGTTCATGTCCCTGACCGAGCTCCTGAACATCATCACCGTGCTGGTCGTGCTGCTCCCGGCCGCCGCCCTCGTGCGGGAAAAGGAGCGGGGCACGATCGAGCAGCTCCTCGTCTCGCCCCTCAGCTCCTTCCAGATCGTGCTGCCCAAGATCGCGGCGATGTCGGCGGTGATCCTCGCCGGCACCGCCCTCTGCCTCTTCTCCGTCCTCGGGGCCGTCTTCCATCTCCCCTTCCGGGGGAGCCTGCTCTTTTTCTTCGCCGTGACGGCGCTCTATGTCTTCACCACCGCCGGCCTCGGAGTTCTCGCCGCCACCTTCGCCCGGAACATGGCCCAGGTCGGCATGCTGACCGTGCTGATGGTGGCCCCGATGCTCTTTCTATCCGGCAACTGGACCCCTCCCGAGGCCATGAACCGTGTGATGGTGTTCTTCATGACCCTTTCCCCGCTGCACTATTTCATCGACGCGAGCTTCGGCATCCTCCTCAAGGGCGCCGGCCTGAAGCTCCTCTGGGACGACATCCTCGCCATGGCGCTCATCGGCGCCACGGTGTTCGGCATCGGTCTGTGGCGCTTCCGGCGGCAGTTTCATTGA
- a CDS encoding DUF5752 family protein, whose protein sequence is MMETIQTDPFAIKDCALIAIATGEKARNLRELREIIERIDPASIYYHFWGGLLRPRFDDPEYHNDFAIWVYRSLHNKALAERLAVIDPAAFDTIENLRAELLDIMEDALYQTDTPAWAERDRQFEFIRSQIVVFNPNVQVTDAAMLTRVLPTISLGSIFFHFIDARQRNRNHLDDFRFWLRSQGDSYEPLCDAIARIDPYFSSLSDLRMELLKSFVSHFSGEQRP, encoded by the coding sequence ATGATGGAAACGATCCAGACCGACCCTTTCGCCATCAAAGACTGCGCGCTGATCGCCATCGCCACCGGAGAAAAAGCCCGGAATCTGCGTGAATTAAGAGAGATCATCGAACGTATCGACCCTGCAAGCATCTATTACCACTTCTGGGGCGGGCTTCTCCGTCCCCGTTTCGATGACCCGGAATACCACAACGATTTCGCCATCTGGGTGTATCGGAGCCTCCACAACAAGGCCCTCGCCGAACGTCTGGCAGTCATCGATCCGGCTGCATTCGACACGATCGAGAATCTGCGCGCGGAACTCTTAGACATCATGGAAGACGCCCTCTACCAGACCGATACGCCTGCCTGGGCGGAGAGGGATCGCCAGTTCGAGTTCATCCGCTCGCAAATCGTGGTCTTCAACCCGAACGTCCAGGTAACCGATGCGGCGATGCTGACGCGGGTGCTGCCGACAATATCGCTCGGGAGCATCTTCTTTCATTTCATCGATGCAAGACAGCGCAACCGGAACCATCTGGACGACTTCCGCTTCTGGCTCCGCTCGCAGGGAGATTCCTACGAGCCGCTGTGTGACGCCATCGCACGGATCGACCCCTATTTCTCATCCCTTTCAGACCTGCGTATGGAACTGCTGAAGTCTTTCGTTTCCCACTTTTCCGGAGAGCAGAGGCCTTAG
- the treY gene encoding malto-oligosyltrehalose synthase, with product MKKIPRATYRMQFHSGFTFYDAAGLSDYLEALGISHLYSSPCLKAVKGSTHGYDVVDHSRVNEELGGEAGRRVLCEALARRGLGMVLDIVPNHMAVGTPENRWWWDVLENGPSSPYAAYFDVDWNPPEDRLANKILLPILEDHYGRVIEAGKVRVLREGARFVIQYAGHRLPVAPRSLSALLAEAAERASSDELAFFSEALSALPLPTSTDAASIRRRQRDRRVIGGQLSELLERAPACARALDEVVEEENRSIDRLDFFLDQQNYRLAYWRAGAHELGYRRFFDIAALAGLRIEFEQVFLETHARILEWVRDGSLDGLRIDHPDGLRDPGEYLTRLRRAAPHAWIVVEKILQPGERLPDGWDAAGTTGYDFLNLLGGLFVHSAGKEPLSAFYADFCGERSEYAAIALEKKRQVLAELFGSEVNRLTEQLVQICERHRRYRDYTRHDIQGALREIMACFDVYRTYVRPGEGPVREQDRAVIVEAVERASENRAEIETDLFGFIGKILLMEVRGEAEAEFVLRFQQVTGPVAAKGLEDTTFYCYNRLIGLNEVGGDPAAFGVSLQAFHEAMLEKVRREPHGMLSTSTHDTKRSEDVRARLALLSEIPADWGRAVRAWSLENERYRRAGIPDRNFEYLLYQTLVGAWPIEPKRVRTFALKAAREAKTHTSWTKPVREYEAGLDRFVQLIMQNEAFHSKIEDFVQKLVLPGRLNSLSQMLIKLTAPGVPDLYQGSELWDHSLVDPDNRRPVDFSLRQRLLSELKELGPADVLARMDEGLPKLWLIQKTLELRKRREAFFLSQDYAPLYACGRKAEAVVAFSRAGKVVVVAPRFPLKGGGEWGDTSLALPPGRWRDAFSDARFEGGERRVADLLRLFPVGLLCEEDKQSPSRK from the coding sequence ATGAAGAAGATTCCCAGAGCGACCTACCGCATGCAGTTTCATTCGGGGTTCACGTTTTACGATGCGGCGGGTTTGAGCGACTATCTCGAGGCGCTCGGAATCAGCCATTTATACAGTTCGCCCTGTTTGAAGGCGGTCAAAGGGAGCACCCACGGCTACGATGTGGTGGATCATTCGCGCGTCAACGAGGAACTCGGCGGAGAAGCAGGGCGAAGGGTGCTGTGCGAAGCGCTCGCCAGGCGCGGACTGGGAATGGTGCTCGACATCGTCCCGAACCACATGGCTGTCGGGACCCCTGAAAACCGCTGGTGGTGGGATGTCCTCGAAAATGGTCCGTCGAGCCCTTACGCCGCTTATTTCGACGTGGACTGGAACCCCCCGGAGGACCGCCTGGCCAACAAGATCCTGCTGCCGATCCTGGAAGACCATTACGGCAGGGTCATCGAGGCGGGGAAGGTCAGGGTGCTGCGAGAGGGGGCGCGATTCGTGATCCAGTATGCCGGGCACCGGCTGCCGGTGGCGCCCCGCTCGCTTTCCGCGTTGTTGGCCGAGGCTGCCGAGAGGGCGTCGTCGGACGAACTGGCCTTTTTTTCCGAGGCCTTGTCCGCCCTGCCGCTCCCCACTTCCACCGACGCTGCGAGCATCCGGCGCCGCCAGCGCGACAGGAGGGTCATCGGCGGGCAGCTTTCCGAACTGCTCGAGCGGGCGCCTGCGTGCGCGCGGGCACTCGACGAGGTGGTCGAAGAAGAGAACCGGTCGATCGACCGGCTGGATTTTTTCCTGGACCAGCAGAATTACAGATTGGCTTATTGGCGAGCGGGAGCGCATGAACTCGGCTACCGGCGGTTCTTCGACATCGCCGCTCTGGCGGGCCTGCGCATCGAATTCGAACAGGTATTCCTAGAGACGCATGCCAGGATCCTCGAGTGGGTTCGGGACGGCAGTCTGGACGGCCTGCGGATCGATCATCCGGATGGCCTGCGGGATCCCGGGGAATATCTCACGCGCCTGCGAAGAGCGGCTCCCCATGCCTGGATCGTGGTCGAGAAGATCCTCCAGCCGGGCGAACGTCTGCCGGACGGGTGGGATGCCGCCGGGACGACAGGCTATGACTTCCTGAACCTGCTGGGCGGCCTGTTCGTCCACTCTGCGGGAAAGGAACCGCTCTCGGCGTTTTATGCGGATTTCTGCGGTGAACGGAGCGAATACGCGGCCATAGCCCTGGAGAAAAAGCGCCAGGTCCTGGCCGAGCTCTTCGGGAGCGAAGTGAACCGCCTCACCGAGCAGCTGGTGCAGATCTGCGAGCGCCACCGGCGCTACCGGGACTACACGCGCCACGATATCCAGGGCGCTTTGCGTGAGATCATGGCCTGTTTCGATGTGTACCGGACCTACGTGCGCCCCGGTGAGGGTCCTGTCCGGGAGCAAGACCGTGCCGTCATCGTGGAGGCTGTCGAGAGGGCATCGGAGAACAGGGCCGAGATCGAAACGGACCTCTTCGGGTTTATCGGGAAGATTCTGCTGATGGAGGTCCGCGGTGAGGCAGAGGCGGAGTTCGTCCTGCGTTTCCAGCAGGTGACTGGGCCTGTGGCGGCCAAGGGGCTCGAGGATACGACCTTTTACTGTTACAACCGGCTGATCGGGCTGAACGAGGTAGGGGGGGACCCCGCCGCCTTCGGGGTTTCGCTGCAGGCGTTCCATGAGGCGATGCTGGAGAAGGTGCGGCGTGAGCCTCATGGCATGCTCTCCACCTCGACCCACGACACCAAGCGGAGCGAAGACGTGCGCGCGCGGCTGGCCCTCCTCTCCGAGATTCCGGCGGATTGGGGTAGGGCAGTGCGGGCCTGGTCGCTTGAAAATGAGCGTTACAGGCGCGCCGGTATTCCTGATCGGAATTTCGAGTACCTCCTCTACCAAACCCTTGTGGGGGCCTGGCCTATCGAACCGAAGCGCGTCAGGACCTTCGCGTTGAAGGCCGCCCGCGAGGCCAAGACGCATACCTCCTGGACGAAACCGGTGCGGGAGTACGAGGCCGGTTTGGATCGTTTCGTTCAGCTGATCATGCAGAACGAGGCCTTTCATTCGAAGATCGAGGACTTCGTTCAAAAGCTTGTCCTGCCCGGGAGATTGAATTCCCTATCGCAGATGCTCATCAAACTGACGGCGCCCGGGGTGCCGGATCTCTATCAGGGGAGTGAACTCTGGGATCACAGTCTGGTCGATCCGGACAACCGCCGCCCCGTCGATTTTTCATTGAGACAGCGGCTGCTGTCGGAGTTAAAAGAACTCGGCCCGGCTGATGTGCTTGCGCGGATGGACGAGGGGCTTCCCAAGTTGTGGTTGATCCAGAAGACGCTGGAACTCAGGAAGCGGCGGGAGGCGTTCTTCCTTTCCCAGGACTACGCACCGCTCTACGCCTGCGGGCGGAAGGCCGAAGCGGTTGTAGCCTTCTCCCGCGCCGGAAAGGTTGTCGTTGTTGCGCCGCGCTTCCCCTTGAAAGGCGGCGGAGAGTGGGGGGATACGAGCCTCGCGCTTCCACCGGGGCGCTGGCGGGATGCCTTTTCCGATGCCCGTTTCGAAGGGGGCGAACGGCGGGTGGCAGACCTTCTGCGGCTTTTCCCTGTTGGTCTTTTGTGCGAGGAGGACAAGCAGTCCCCCTCCCGGAAGTGA